In the Colletotrichum lupini chromosome 4, complete sequence genome, GGGGCTGGGCGGACCGTCTTCATCGGGATAGTCGGAACAAGGCCAAAAGTTGCGAATGAACCAATTAGCTGTTCAACGTGCTTGAACAGTCCGACGTGCCTTGTGCTCTTGGACCCTTTTACTGTCGTCAAGCTTCATGCATATGTAGCCCATCAAAGACTCAGAAGGAAGATCGCGCTACACGCGTGTCTTTGATCTCAATGTAACAATGGATAAAACGTGGCGCGGGGAATGTGAGTTTGTGGAGGGTGGTAAATGGATGTTCGACTTGAGCAGAGCCGAAAAGGAGCATCTAGATCCGAAGGGATGGCCATGATAGGTGCCACGAGTGCTCATGATGTGCCAGTGTCAGACATGGTCAGCAAGCCAAGAAGCGCGATTGGGCACTCTGCTGACAATTGAAAAGTCCTCTGTCTGAAGTCGCATTGAAAAAAAGGTCACACCGTTGCTGAATTTAGGAACTCTTGCTGATATTAATACGCAGTATCTCGAGCAGCAGTTCCTCGATTTCGATACGCGTTGGTGGCTGGTGCCGATTTGACTATCCAGGCCTCCTTCAATACGAGCCAATACGAGCTGCTAATGTTTCATCAGCTTGGGTCGACAATGGATTGAGTCCATCGTTGTAGGTGGAAAATAGTTTCGGGATTTGAAATCCTCCGGTCTGTAATCTTGCGCCGAGGATTTCCAATGACTGCTGAGTAACGTCTGCAAATCTTGTGAAGCGTGGGATACCGCGTCCTGGTGTAGCGTTTGCTGGCCGATGGGATTCAAAGACGTAACTTAAACCTTTCGCCAAACTTCCTTGTACCGCGCCCATTGTCGGAAACCTTTCCAGCCAAATTAGTAGGACGCTTTCTCGCACAATCATCGCACTTACCCAGAGATTGGAAACCGTCGTCCCCTCCCTTCATGCCGTCGATGAACAGTTGTCGCATGCCTTGCTCAGCCAACAACTTGACACACATATCGAGCAGCCTGATCATCACAGAGTCCCGGCTGTTCACCATTTCGGGATGGTCATCTGAAACAAGAGTCAGCAGGAAAATCCACTAGATATGTTCAGCGTGACTACAAACCTATGATGCAAATGCAGGTAACTCCCCCCGCATCCGCGCCAATGGCTTTCGCCCACGGCAGGTCGTTGCCGGCTGGACTCCCAGAATTGGGAATATAGGTCAAAGCAACAGCTACGATAGTGTCACCTTCCAGACCGAGGACGACATCCTCAATGTGAGGTGTGCCGTCCAGGTTGCAGTATTGGTCGTACCATCCCATATTATCTTTGCGAGCCACGTCTCGACTGACAATTGCTAGAACCTGGTGATACTCCATCATGTCGCATCGCCTGAAAGTCAGTCCAGCTGACGAAAAGCTCTTTGCAGGCATGTCTTCGAATTTGAGGAGCCAGTCTGAGACCTCCTGTCCTTGGCCAGGCTGGAACCCATCCATATTCCAGCCTCGTCGTGAAAACCAGTCTCGTGAGAAGAAATCAGACGGCACGCCGTACAAGAGACGCGGAAAGGCTGATCCAAGTTGCAGCCTGTTGACGCCTCGGGTTCTCTGGAGCTGTTTAAGGGCATAGTTATGTAGTGTTAATCCGACACCTCTTCCGCGATATGAGTTCTTGACAATCAATACGGCGACCGAGCCGAGCAAATTCTCTTGCCCCCCATCTGGATACGTGGTAAATGTAGCGCAGAAGCCCACAATCTGCTTGTTTTCTGGTTCGCGCACGACATAGTGCCTGGAAAAGCCATCTCTCTGGAGGAGCAGGACAAGCTGGTACTGCGGAAGATGAAATTTGGGTGGAAGGCATTCCGTCCACAACTGATGGATAGGGCCCATGTCTATACCGCAGACTTCGACATCCCAAGTTCTTGGGGCGATGATGAGGTTTTGTACGGGAACTGAGCTGATGGTAGGTGGACGAACGTCGTCAAAGATGATGGAAGCAGCAGCTTCTAGCTCAGATGGCGAGTAGCCTGTGATTTGCACAAGCGTAGCAAAGTGGTCAACGTGGAGGTTCTGGATTTGGAGGTTGCAGCAAGCTACTATGATCTGCGGTCGCTCGTCTGCCATTGTTCGTGCGGCATCGGCCAAGTCGATTTGCGAGACATCATCGTCTACATGAGCTCCAGAGATGACAAAGACGATTGCTTTTGCCCTTTTGATGAACTCGTAGTGAACGTTGGTGATGCCGCCTCTTTTCGTATATGGCACATGGCGGACCAATGAGTGCCGCGAAGCAATGGCACGGCCCAACGGTTCGAAGGGATCCTTGTCGTTGTCTGCGAATCTATTGTGAGGAACAACAACAGGCGTGAGCAGGACGATTATGTCGTCCTCCGATAGAATTCTTTTCAGGGGGATACAGTCTTGTCGGTCCCATAGTAACATGGTTGGGGTAGTTTGTGTAGACTTTGGGCTTTTCTTAGACGTGACATGGTGATCGATCTGCATTTCCGGGGAATACCTCATGGCGGAGATGGTCAGTTGCGGTCTCTTCAGCTCATCCCTATGTCAAGTCAGCGCGCGGTTACACAGATTAGCGCCGTGTAAGGTGAGTAAGCGTCAGATGGGAAGCGGTGGCTTTTTGGACTTACTAGGCCCGTGTAAGAGGAATTCCGTGCGAACGGCATGAGACGACTCGTTTGCTGCTCGTCCCGTCGCCAGGTCCACTCTGCCACGATGCTACGAGCCAGCGCACGACAGCTGCGGCTATTGGCGATGGGCCGACCCAGAAGCGCAATCGTCTGCTGGCCCAGTGTCTAGCTGGTCAAAGAGATTTTGTTGAGTAGAGAAGATTTGAGTGATGGGCCAGATGTAAGACGATAAGCACTAGGGCACGTCAAGGCGAAAAAGACGTGAGCTGGAATGGTTCGGTGTGTTCTCTGCGTTGCTAGAACAACAGAAGAGACCAGGATAAATGTCGAAAGTAGATAAGATTGAGGAATATATCCTCGACTGTTCGATGTTGTCGCGAAGCGCTGACTATTGTTGTCATTCAACTTGCTCAAGGAGACTAAACGTCAATCAACTCGATGGCACCTGGCACCTGGGCAAGCAAGTCTTGAGGGAATAACCAGACTAAATGTTAGAAGACACATATTTACAAACGTGAGGATTGGTTACACATACCTCAAAGGGCTGGGAGCAGGGCCGCGTCTAAGAGGACGATAGACTCGACAGAGATCTTTAACTTGATAGGTGTGGGAGGAAGTGCATGAGGGCAGTAGAGAGAGTGGGGTGTGCAGCAGAGGCGACCGGCCGAGGGCACGACCAGGCCGAAGGGACAGCACAACACAGCCAGTCAGCCGGATCTCCTACAAAGATGGGGACAGATGGGCAACATGGAGGGGGAAATCTTGAAAGAGGATATGCATGGAGGCATCATCAGCAGATGCATAACTTGAGAATGGGTATGTCAGAACGAGTAGGACACGAGGTGAAAGACGCCCAGCGGTCAAGGTCGAGGGCCCTCCAAGATTCCTCACCGTGGGTGGTGGGTCTTTGTAGCAGGTTACCAAATCAAGGGCTCTGTGGTTCCTGGTCTGGGGGACACTCGTCTGACTGATGCAATAACCAAGTTGGTTGTACGGATAGAGAGAGGTGTGCACGCGTGCGtacgtgtgtgtgtgtgtaccCATGGAATGAAGAATGGTGGGAGGGAGGGAAGGATGAATGGACGGATGGATCCAATGTAACCGGCGCGGTACGGAGCGGTAATACGTCCGTCACCCTTAGCTTACTAGGTACTCTGGATGAAGTTGCTCTTGGATCATGGATGGAAGGGGGGATAACGGAGCGTTGACGGACGGATCTTTTACCTCGATGTGCTGACCACCAACCGAGCCTTGCAAGTGCCACTTAGCAACATGAGGGTTATTAGAAAAGGTTACACAACGCTGCTGCAGACGAAATTGGCGTCCGGCATGCGGCGTGCGGCGCGCGGCGTATAGTGACCACCACCTCGAGGTAAGGTATCCCgtaaggtgaggtgagaTGGGCACTGCGGTAAGCAGACGCCACTACACATGACGGCCGAAAGGTGACACAGAGCCAAGCCCATGCTGCGATAGATTGGACCTCAAGGCACACTACGCTGTCATGGAAGGTCGCAAAGCCCCCACGGCAGCGGGTGAAGGTGGTCCAGTCTGCCAAGGAGAGAAGTCAAGACGGAACAATATTAGCTATCGGTGTATGCGGTCTGCCTCGATCATTCGTCCAGGTAAAGTCGCCGCTACTAGTGGAAGCCCGCTTGCGGCTTGCTATCGTCGCCTGTCATCCGTGGCCATGGTTTTGGAGCTCCCAACCAACAAGTGCCCTGGACAGGCCCGCTGAAAGGAGAAGGTCCCAGGAAATATAGGAGGCTTGCGTAGTTCTAGCAGGGCCGGCTTTGGGGGGGGTTTGTGTGCTTGTCGGGGTGTGAAAAATAGGGTTTACCGGGAGAATCCTACCGACGAAAAGGGACGACGAAAAGGCGGCACAAACAGGGGAGATGCCCATGCCCAGGTTCATTCGGTCCTCTCTCGGCTGTGGAGACATCGGGCCGCGACTGATAATGATATGTGAGGTACAGAGCGAGAAATCCGAAAGACACATGGCGAGCAGAGTCGTCGCTCGGATGATTTGATCAAACGAGGGAGAGACGTTACATAACTGGGAAGAGTTGTAAGGCCCGGACACGGTCAGTCTGTCCTGACCTCTGGTCTGTAGGCAGTGTTGATGCGGACCTGGAACGATGTCAGTGACCAGACCAAAGTGCAGTGAGGAGTCATGAGACCTGAATCGACACCTCGGCCACCGTAGTCTTGAACAAAACATGCGGTCAGAAGTGGAGGCGACAATGACCTCGCGCACCAAGGTGGAGGTTTGTAAGAAGCACTGGACCTCGGAGAAGGATGTGACGGGGCCAGAGAACAGAAGGATTCTTGCGAGGTATTTGCGTAACCAGTTTGTGGAACAGCAGGTAAAAGATGGCACTACTGCGTAGATTATGTTAGGGATGAGGCGCTTCTGACGCCTCGGTCAGCGAGCTTGGCCAGATGAGGGCAATATTGGAGCCAGTTGTATTTCTGTAGGATGCGACTGTTGGAGGTTGCAGGTTGTTTCGAAGCAACCCTGTCATTGAGAGGCAGCTACCTACGCAGTAACGCAGTAGTTGTCCAAGGTAAGGCAAGGTAAGCAGTGTTGGTGTTACGGTGAGAGACGTTGGCGAAGGCAAGGTAAGCAACTAAGGTAGCCGTGGGTAGTAGGCGCGAGGTCAGAGGTTACGCAGGAACTTGGCGGGACGGAGCGTCGGGATGGCGGTATACAACGGTGAGCACGGGCGTCTCTGGAACGGGTATGCAGTACAGAAACGTTCGCACCTACGGTACCTTAGTACTTGAGGTAGGCACCTAACGGTCCAGGATGTCATCGGTCGATAGGTACGTCTCTTCGTGCCGTAGTCGTACCTTTTCTTTCCGTAAAGTACATCACATAAGGTACCTTGGCCTCTAAGACTTTTGACCGGTTCGTCGCATTATCTCACGTTCGCCTCGGGCTTTCCCTGACGAAAAGAACAGACTCTTTCGTCTCCATGCCAAAAGACGGAAAGCCATGTCGAGATACCCTGCCATACATGGGCATCATGCGCCCTACTGTGTAAGCAAATCCACTTTAATATCTTCCTACCTTACTGGGGGCCGTGCTACTCTCCTCTCTCCAAGCGCAGGCGTAACCAGTTGCAGGTCACGGTTGCAGCAAATGATACTTTCAAGTTGCCTTGTGTAACCCCAAACAAGACCATGAATATCCCTCTTCCTTCCCTTTTGCTACTACCGTGCATGTGTACCTGCCTCTTGTCGACAGTTCCTACCCGAACCCCGTAGCCGCGACGTAAAAGCTAGGAGCAGGCCGGGTAGAAGCGACATCATTCGCAACCCGAGCCGGATCGTCTTCGTCATCTTTTTCCATGAACCTGCTGCAAGCCCGCGACTCTCGACTCTTTGGATGACTGCACCTCATATCTCACATCAGTCCCCCCGCTATGGACCCCAGAGACCAAATGAGCGGCAGCCATGACAGCCAAGACGGCATATGCGCCGCTTACGGTCCGGAAGGTTTGCCACGACGTTAATGGCCAGCAATTGGATACCCCCAACCAGACCGGTGAGCATCTTTTGCAACTGCTCAGGCTTGCCCGTTTGCTGTTCCCCGCCGCCCACAGAGACGAAATTTTGGGGTCCAAATCACCAAAGGCCGTATTCGTACCGGAGCAGATATCCATCAATCAGCACGGGGGCAAATTTCAACTGTGGTCAGATTCTCAGGTCATGGCATGCCTTCTCTGCATGCTCTTCATTTACCCGCAGGACCTAGACAGCGGTGCAACAACACAGGGGCTCTCGCCTGGCCTCATCGCCCGGCCTCGCCCAACCCTTCACCGAGGcgtgctgctgctgatgcCTCCCTGTCCCGCGCACATTCGCGCTCCTTACGGACACTGCTGACCGAAAGCCCGCCCCCACATCGAATCCGACACCTTGTAAGGAGTCAAAGACAGCTCTGCTGCTCCGGTTCTGGGCCTGCATCTGTTTTAGCGAATTGCTGAGGATGGAGCTTGCTCCGGCAAGTGACCCCGGACGCTGGGCGCCGAAGAACGGACCCATACCGGCTCTATACAGCCAATAAGGGAATGGACCCACAAAATGACAAGGTCCGAGTGCACGGTGCAGTTTTCCCGGTCTGGACGCACTCACCTTGATCTTCACCCCGCGACGCGTCTGCCACTCTCATTCACCGTTCTGGACAGCTCGGGCCTGCCAAACCATGCTGCGACTTGACGACGCTTGACCCGCCTGCCTCATCTAATGTCGCCACACTGTATCCATCCATTGGAAATTCGGCACAAACAGAGTGTCGCAATTTCAAGACGCCGACATACCTGGTAGAATGGCTTCGCCCACCAACGATACGTCTATGAACATAGACGTTGACCTTGACGTTGACCTCCTGATTGGCGATGTTGTGGAGGGTGAGTAACCCCCCTCACATGTGCAAGCCGTGTATAGGCCCAAGTCTAATTCGTACAGCTTCCAAACTGCCTGCAAAACGGCGGGCGACCAGCATCAAGCCTACTGTTGAGAAGGTCGCATCATCCGCATTTGAAAATGGCCTTCTTCCCGACTCCTTGAGCGAACTCATTGACCTACTCACGAGGCCAAACCTGTTGGATCAGGCAAGCTTGAATACAATACTCAAGAATCTTTACCCCGCTACTCGGCTATCCAGTGATGTCGTCCTGAGGGTTGTGGGATGCCTCGGCCATGGGGAACTGAAGCCTTCCCTGGTTCTGCAGTCGAACATTCTGAAATGGCTAATCATGGCATACCATGTCATCGAAAAACCTGCCATCTTGTCGCAAGCCTACGCTGTTTTGTTCAACTTGCTAGATACGGCAGCCATTCGGTGCGGAATTGTCTTCTGTTGCGAACGGAAAAGGGGCTAACACGACTCCAGACCGCAACTTTGCCATCTACTCGCCTTGATCACACGCAGAAAACACGTCCGGCCTTTTAGGATCCAAGCTGTGTAAGTTGGTCCCTCTGCAATCGCAGGTGGTTCTCGGCGCTAATGGCACATCTCAGCCTCAACCTCTCCAGACAAACAGGGAATGACCCAGCATTGACAGGGCTCCTCCGGGTCTTCAAAGACTACTATCCTGAAATCATCGTCAGCGATGCCTTGAGGGGCAGGGCCTCGGCATTCAAGGTGAGAGGTGCCACGGCATTCAAAAGGTATTCGTACTGATTTGGTAGCACCCCGACGTGGAATGGCGCGAAAGGTTGAACCAGATCCAACATGACCATTCTCAACGGACTGCCGAAGCAGCCAGTCAGCCTCGGAACGGCTTCAGCGTCAACCATCAGGCTTTACGGGCCCGCGGCAATAAGTCCTCCAATCTCCCTCCAGTCTATACTTCAGAAGCCACAGAGGTAAGCGTTCGGAAGAAACACAGCCAGATAATGATGTGCCTGGCTAACAAGTACAAAAGACCTCCGTCACTCTAGAAGAGATTGATAGCGCCGATCGTCTTGCTCAGACAGTCGAGAAGATTGAGCTACCCAACCAGCTTGCGGCTGTACTAGCGGATCCCCTCTTGCAAAAATTCGTTGCCCTGAAAAAGGATGATGCTGCTTCAAAGCGCGTGGTTCATTGGATCGATGCCGTGCTCGAAGACGTGCTCAACGGTCATGCCGATGACAAGTCGTTCGCGGAGACGATGGAAATGCTGGAGGAATACGTGGCTCGCGTTAAAGTAAGTGTGGCAACCGGCCTTGGTTGAGTCTCGCTGACTGTGTAGGAAACTCCACTGGTCGTCTTGCAATTTTTGACGAAATTATTCACGACATGGAACGGCGTTGATGCTCGGGATTCCATCCTAGGCATCCTCCAGTACGCGCCTCTCGTGGTGTTTGATGGCAAGCGTTTCAACCTCGTTTTCTTCATCAACTTTGCTGACTGTGTAACAGAGCTGTACAATGTAATTCTGAAGCCACTAGAGGGGTGCCTCCCTCCAACGGCCGAGTCGCAGCTAGCACTGCTCAAACTTTACCAAAACCTCCTCCGCCGCTGGACCTTTGTTCTCAACTCGCTTGACCAAGTACCCAAAGATGCCCCCGTCAATGCCTTTTTCGCAGTCATGGAGCACGCAAGCATCATCGCCCTCAACATTGTCCAAGCTTCCCCCAGCGCGGCTGTCCACGGCGGTGTCCTCGACCTGTATGAACAGGCTGCCGCCAGCATCTCTGACCCTACACTTCAACCTCTCCTCCGCATTGCCAATCCGCCCGCGCAGCTCATCTAcctcctcttcttcagcCGCTCCCTAGCAAACGTGTCGCGCCTGTGCACCGTCCTCGCCATATACAAGAAGGGCTTCGAGATGGCCATGTCCAGGCGACAGCCGACAACGTATGCCCCGAGCTACGTGAACCATTTCAACGGGTACCTCATGGACATTTGCAACTGCCTCTGGCGCGGCAAGGCTTTCAACGATGGCGATAAGAACGCTCTCGGCTGCCTTAGCGCGGGCCCCGTCACACAGCGGCTGCGCAGATATGTCGAAGACCTGGGTATGGACCTTGCGCTCCCGACGCTGTTTGGGTTCTCCTACTCGCCGCTTTTGAGCTTGCAGGCCATTGAGTGTATCCGCGAGCTGGAGGATCGTGAGCTAGCTGCGAACGAGGACGCCATCTCTACACGGCACGCGGGGCCGGTGACGTCAAACAGTTTAGCAAGGTTGGCAGACGCAAGGGGGTTGCGCATCACTTGGTCCGAGTATAGGATCATTGTTCTGCGGGCATTGGAGAGCAAGGGGTTGGGCGGTATCCCGTCGTTGATGAAGAATACCATGAAGGTCCTCATGAGCTCCAAGAGTACCACATAGAGATACCATGTTGCCATGACACGGCTCGGCTCATGCCGGCAACAGGCTCGGAACATCTGCATTTATGATACCCCCTTTTCGGAGATGAGTAGCGCAGTTTTAAAGTAGATGTCTCTCTGACATTCTATTGCATGACTTGTTCATATCTGTCTAGTTGAGTCGACAGCTGATCCACCTTCCAAACGTCACGCCTCCCTTTTTGGTTGAAGACATAGGGTATCTCTGAAGCCGTGGAAATCCTAAAAGAAAATAAGTCCATGAGGACTGTGCCCGTCCCCTCGTTGAAGAGGTCTACTACATGACCAAACGCCGTCACCGAGCGAGGCCGGTTGAGAGTGCCCCCTTTTGTCCCCCCGCCCCTTCGTCTGTATCATGACCTTTGTGCCTTTCTCTGTATGCCGTGGTCTAAGTTGAAAGACACACCGATGCGGTTATCGACCCCCTTGGTCGCTGCATCACAATGTTGAAAGCCAAAAACGCACAAACGCCGTCCCTAATGCAGTTGAGTGCCGTAGACGCCGTTCTCTCTAGCAAAATGCAGACAGAAATCTTGAAAAACAACCCAAATTGTTGAATCACGCCAATCACGAGCCAAACCCCCTCCGCTGCTCCAAACTCTCGTCAAAACATGAATAGGCTTATTTCAGCTTGTCAGACTCGTCGCCGTAGCCTCCAACGCCGCCAGTCGCGTACGTCTTGCCCTCAGGCGCGACCCTCGCCTGCGATCTCGGGCCGCGGTCCTTGAGATCCTTGCGCAGCCAGCCGAGGACCAGCTCGCCGAGGGTGCTGTTGCCCGTGGAGCCGTCGAGGCCCTCGATGAACTTGTCGGCCGTGTCCCACTCGCGGACGGTGCCGAGGTGCATGTGGACCAAGTGCGTCGGCCAGCCGGCGAGGTTGTCGAGGATGTGCGTCGCGTAGACAATAGTGCAGTCGCGGATCTCCGTCTCGCGGCGCAGCCAGGCGAGGAACTCGGCACGGCTGAGGACGTCGAGGTCGACGGTGATCTCGTCGAGCAGGAGGATGGTCCAGGGCCGGATGAGGCCCATGGCGAGCTGGACGCGGCGGCGCTCGCCGTCCGAGACGGCGTGCATGCGCCAGGCGGTGTCGATGTCGAGGACACTGACGAGCTCGTCGCGGCGGTCCGGGTAGGCGTCGCCGCCGACCGACCTCAGGAGCTCGAGGACGCCAATGTCGGTGCGGACGATGGGGTTGAGGACCCATTCGAGGCCGAGGTAGGTGACGCCCTCGAGGCCGTCCTTGAAGGGGTCGATGCCCGCGATGGAGATGCCGCCCTGCGGGGCGAGGCGCTTGCCGGcgaggaggcggaggagggTGGTCTTGCCTGCGCCGTTGGCGCCGATGAGCAGGGTGCGGGAGCGGGAGGGGACGGAGAGGGAGATATTCTTGAGGCCGGAGCTCGAGTCTTGGAAGTTGTAGCTAAGGTTTGTCACCTCGATCGTGGGCGATTTTTGGGCCATTATGAAGGTTTGTGTTGGTAAAGCTGTCGACAGCGAAATCTAAGGAGTATGAAAGTGAAGAACGGCAGAGAAAAGAGCACGAGTTTGGTCGTGAGAAGCTAAGAAATATTCAGAGAGGAAGGGAGGGAGGTGTGAAGCAAGGGCAAAAAAGTAGGCGATGCATCATTCACACCGCCCACAAACTAAAGGCGTCATGACCTGACCCTCCGGCGATACTACGGGAAGACGGAGACCGAGGGGCCCAGAATCCAAGTGTCTTAACACTTTACCGCGCATTGGATTAGCAACCAAGTTAACCAAAGCCTGGCGGGATGGCGGGGGAgggagggaaaaaaaaaagtgccCCTCATTCTCATTCCAGAAGGGCGAATGATGACACACACAGGgagtaccttaggtaccttacgTAGAGAGCAAGGGAACCCCGCCATCCAATTGACTTTCAGGTTGGTCGAACCACTGGACGGACGGAGGGCACAGTCCCTGAACCGTCTCTCCGGGCCGCTCCAAGCACCGGGGCGGGGCTCTCCCCCGGGGAGCAAGCCACAGCCAGAACAGCCCAAGGTGCCTTACAGGGAAGCAACCCCTCCCAACCACAATTAACGCCAAAATTCGCGACTTTTGCCAGCCCAGAGTCCTCCGACGCGTCTGATGTGCGCATTCAATTCACATCCCGGCTTCACACATCCACCACGCCGATTGACACTACGCAAAAGCTCTTTGCTACTCAGTCACATCACATCTACCGTCAGCAAAAGTCGAGAGAAACACAACTCATCTGCTGCAATGGTCACCCTCGAAGAAGCCACCGCGCTTCTCCAAAAGCCAGCGTGTGTTCCTGTTGATCTATAAACCCAGAAGCTCGCTAACCAGCTTCCTTGAACCACAGCGACGCAACATCGTCCTCGTCGAATCTCGTCCGCGCACCGTCATCCTACAAACCCCTCCGCACTTTTGACCTCCCCAAAGACCGCTCGTACCAGCAGCAGTATGCCGACGTCTATTTCCTCCGCCTCACCTCCATCCGGCCCGCCGTCGACGCAGTCGCAGCCGAGGCCTGGGACGGTACCGTCATAGGCGGCGAGGAGGCCCGCCATGTCAACCGTGTTCTCGACGTCCGCCAGGGCGAGCTGTGCTGGGTGACGGGGACGGTCTACATGGACATGGCATTGAAGCCCAATATCTTGGAGGACGTTTCCAAGGATGTACGTCCCATGGTTTCTCTTCTGCCACTCCCTTTTCAAGCTGTTTTCAAAGTCTCGCAAAGTCCCGGACTAACGAAGAAACACAGCGTTGGATCTCTGCTCCCATCTCCACGGACCGCTACTACTCGGACGAAGACAAGGACACAATCATGCTCGAAGACGACTCGGGCCGCATCCGCCTCGTCGGCGACATCCTCAAGTCCATCCACCTCGTCACGGGCACAATCATTGGCGTAATGGGCTCCGAAAACGCAAACGGCGAGCTCGAAGTCATCGACGTAAAGTTCCCCGACATCGCGCCCCAACCAACCCGCTGGACCCTCGCAAACGACCCCTCAGAAGACCACGACATGTCTGGCACACCGTCCCAAAAACGACCCTCCTCCAAGATCGCCATCGTCTCGGGCCTCTCCTTCTCAGGCACAGACGCCTCCTACGCCCTCGAACTCTCCCTCCTCCAAGAATACCTCCTGGGCGAAGCCCTCTCCCCAGCAACCCAATCCGAGCTCACCTCCATTTCCCGCCTCATCATCGCAGGAAACTCCATCGACagcaccaccgccgccacgGCCGACACAACCACAACCACATCCGCAACCAACGGAAGCAGCAAAGCCTCGTCCACCGTCAAAAAATACGGTTACGACGCGAGCGCCTACAACCCGCTCCCGAGCCAGCTCTTTGACGACTTCCTCGCCGACCTCCTCCCCTCCCTCCCCGTCACCCTCATGCCGGGCACCCAGGACCCGGCCAACGCGAGCTACCCGCAGCAGCCGATCCACGCCGCCATGTTCCCGCGCTCGCGGCCCTACTGCGCCGCGCCCGACGCCGAGGAACCCGGCTGGCTCGACACCACGACGAACCCCTGGGAGGGCGAGGTCGACGGCTGGAGGGTTCTCGGCACGGGCGGGCAAAACGTCGACGACGTCTTCAAGTACGTCGACAGCGACGACCGGCTCGGCATGATGGAGGCCATGTGCAGGTGGCGGTGCAGTGCGCCGACTGCGCCGGATACGCTTTGTGAGTTTTGCCCCTTGACTTATCCCCTTATCTGGGGATGACCACTTGACTAATTGCGATCATTCCAGGGGCCTATCCCTTCCAAGACGACGACCCGTTCGTCATGAAGAATGCGCCGCACCTCTTCTTCGTCGGCTGCCAGCCCGAGTTCTCGACAAAGGTCATTGAGGGCGGCGACGGGCAGCAGGTCCGGTTGATTACGGTGCCGTCCTTTGCAGAGACCAAGGAGCTGGTGTTGGTGGACACGGAGACGTTGGAGGTTTCAAAGGTCAAGATCACAACGACTTCAGCAGCGGCATCATGAtggagaagagagagagagagagagaaagagagctGGGAACGGCTGTGGAGGAGAgcatataaaaaggtttatgATTTGATATACCCCCACCCTCGAGCTATGAAGAAAAATGTAAACATCTCCATCATGGAGCAGATGTTCTGAGTTAATGGCTTCCAAttttttaaggtctaaaGATGAAATTCAACGCTGTGTAGGGTGCTCCATGAACCAATCGCCCGCTCAAAAGGGGCCGCAGGAAACGTCCCTATGCATCTGCGAATCCGGAGAAGAGACCAAATGCTACCGTCTCTCCCAAGCCAGCATCCAGATCCTCGTACGCCGACGAAGAAACGCACCTAACCGCAAAGCGAAGCAAAACCAAGAACCCAAAGCAAACC is a window encoding:
- a CDS encoding ABC transporter; this translates as MAQKSPTIEVTNLSYNFQDSSSGLKNISLSVPSRSRTLLIGANGAGKTTLLRLLAGKRLAPQGGISIAGIDPFKDGLEGVTYLGLEWVLNPIVRTDIGVLELLRSVGGDAYPDRRDELVSVLDIDTAWRMHAVSDGERRRVQLAMGLIRPWTILLLDEITVDLDVLSRAEFLAWLRRETEIRDCTIVYATHILDNLAGWPTHLVHMHLGTVREWDTADKFIEGLDGSTGNSTLGELVLGWLRKDLKDRGPRSQARVAPEGKTYATGGVGGYGDESDKLK
- a CDS encoding acetyltransferase is translated as MLLWDRQDCIPLKRILSEDDIIVLLTPVVVPHNRFADNDKDPFEPLGRAIASRHSLVRHVPYTKRGGITNVHYEFIKRAKAIVFVISGAHVDDDVSQIDLADAARTMADERPQIIVACCNLQIQNLHVDHFATLVQITGYSPSELEAAASIIFDDVRPPTISSVPVQNLIIAPRTWDVEVCGIDMGPIHQLWTECLPPKFHLPQYQLVLLLQRDGFSRHYVVREPENKQIVGFCATFTTYPDGGQENLLGSVAVLIVKNSYRGRGVGLTLHNYALKQLQRTRGVNRLQLGSAFPRLLYGVPSDFFSRDWFSRRGWNMDGFQPGQGQEVSDWLLKFEDMPAKSFSSAGLTFRRCDMMEYHQVLAIVSRDVARKDNMGWYDQYCNLDGTPHIEDVVLGLEGDTIVAVALTYIPNSGSPAGNDLPWAKAIGADAGGVTCICIIDDHPEMVNSRDSVMIRLLDMCVKLLAEQGMRQLFIDGMKGGDDGFQSLEAQSQSEGIPSIELNTPIRAHITGADQTPFGQLLKHDSDLHIVTRNE
- a CDS encoding DNA polymerase alpha/epsilon subunit B; this translates as MVTLEEATALLQKPADATSSSSNLVRAPSSYKPLRTFDLPKDRSYQQQYADVYFLRLTSIRPAVDAVAAEAWDGTVIGGEEARHVNRVLDVRQGELCWVTGTVYMDMALKPNILEDVSKDRWISAPISTDRYYSDEDKDTIMLEDDSGRIRLVGDILKSIHLVTGTIIGVMGSENANGELEVIDVKFPDIAPQPTRWTLANDPSEDHDMSGTPSQKRPSSKIAIVSGLSFSGTDASYALELSLLQEYLLGEALSPATQSELTSISRLIIAGNSIDSTTAATADTTTTTSATNGSSKASSTVKKYGYDASAYNPLPSQLFDDFLADLLPSLPVTLMPGTQDPANASYPQQPIHAAMFPRSRPYCAAPDAEEPGWLDTTTNPWEGEVDGWRVLGTGGQNVDDVFKYVDSDDRLGMMEAMCRWRCSAPTAPDTLWAYPFQDDDPFVMKNAPHLFFVGCQPEFSTKVIEGGDGQQVRLITVPSFAETKELVLVDTETLEVSKVKITTTSAAAS